In the Synergistaceae bacterium DZ-S4 genome, GCGTACTGCATCAAGAATGAGGGGCATGAGGTTCTCTTCGCCCTGGGCGCCCTTGCGTACGGCTTCGAGGCAATCCCTGACTTTGACATTGTCCCGGTTTTCTTTCATTGCGCGAAGTTTCTTTATCTGGTTTACTCCAACGCTTGCGTCGACTTTAAGGAGTTTGCGCTCAGACATGTCTTCTTCTATCTGGAACTTGTTGACTCCGACGATGATGCGGTCTCCGGACTCGATAGACTTCTGGTACTGGTAGGCGGCATCCTGGATATTCTTCTGTGGATAGCCTTTTTCGATCGCGGTCATCATTCCGCCCATTTCGTCTATCTTGTTGATGTACTCCCAGGCTCCGTCTTCGATCTGCTTTGTGAGAGATTCGACAGCGTAGCTTCCTGCGAGAGGATCGACCGTGTTGGTTATTCCTGACTCGTATGCAACTATCTGCTGAGTACGGAGAGCGATGCGGACCGATTTGTCCGTCGGAAGGGCAAGAGCTTCGTCAAGGCTGTTGGTGTGGAGCGACTGGGTCCCTCCGCAAACCGCCGCCATCGTCTGGATACTGACGCGAACGATGTTGTTCTCAGCCTGCTGTGCCGTAAGTGTGCATCCCGCTGTTTGCGTATGGAAGCGGAGCATCTGGGCGCTCTTGTCAGTTACTCCGAAGCGTTCCTTCATGATCTTTGCCCATATCTTGCGTGCCGCGCGGAACTTGGCGACCTCTTCGAGGAAATCGTTATGCGAGTTGAAGAAGAAGGAGAGGCGTTTGCCGAACACGTTCGGATCCTGTCCCGATTTGATGGCTGCTTCAATGTATGCTATACCGTCTGCAAGGGTAAATGCGACTTCCTGTACCGCTGTTGATCCTGCTTCCCTGATGTGGTAGCCGGAAATCGAGATGGTGTTCCACTTGGGGATGTTGTTGCTGCAGAACTCAAAAATATCGGTGATCAGGCGCATCGAAGGCTTGGGAGGGAATATGTATGTTCCCCTGGCGATGTATTCCTTGAGGATGTCGTTCTGGATGGTGCCTGAAAGCTCGCACATCGGCACACCCTGCTTTTCAGCGACTGCGATGTACATAGCAAGCAGTACCGACGCAGGTGCATTGATCGTCATTGATGTTGAGACCTTGTCAAGCGGGATCTGGTCAAAGAGTATCTCTGCATCTGCAAGGCTGTCTATCGCAACTCCGACTTTGCCGCATTCTCCGACCGCCATGGGGTCGTCTGAGTCGTAACCGATCTGGGTGGGAAGGTCAAAGGCTACTGAAAGGCCTGTCGTCCCCTGGCCCAGAAGATAGCGGTAACGTCTGTTGGAATCTTCTGCTGTTGCAAAGCCGGCATACTGGCGCATCGTCCAAAAACGGCCGCGGTACATTGTTGGCTGAACTCCCCTTGTATAAGGATACTGTCCTGGAAAGCCAAGATCTTTTGAATAATCAAGGCCTTCAAGATCCTGAGGGGTATATGTCCTTTTGAGGGGGATACCTCCTCCTGTCGTGAAGTTGTCCTTCCTTTCAGGGTTTTTCGCCAATGTCTTAGCTACTGATCCTTCGTAGCACTTGCTTCCTTCTTCCACTTCCTGGAGCTGTTTTGGGTCAAACACTTACTCCGCCTCCTTATGAAACATTTCGTGACCGTTTTGGGAACTGATCACCTGCACACATGATTGGGTCGTAAAAAATCACACCGTACTATTATCAGCCAGGTTTGCGAAAATTGCAACATTTGACAGGTCATTTCAGACACATTCACCAAACCTGCAAAATATTCCTTTTCAAAAGCTTTTTTGCAAATAGACGTAATATACCTTGAAGCAAGTTCTTAAGTGAACTCTTTCACCTTCTTTTAGGCGTAAAAAAAATAATTGCACCTTCGTTTAAAAATGGCTAAATAGAAATATCAGAATAATCTTTCTTGTTTGAAAATTACTACACGGCATTTTTAGGAATTATTTTAATTAGATTTTTTTATACATTACCTTATCCTTTATGTTGCTGTATTATTAATGGACCTTAACAGACAGACAGAAAAGAAAGGCAGGTATAGAGATGCAGAAAGCGATAAAGATCACGGATAAGATATACTGGATAGGCGGCAATGACCGCGAGACAGACCTCTTTGAAGGACTGTGGACTTTGCCAAAGGGAGTTTCATACAACGCATATCTTATCAATGACGACAAGACCGCGATAATCGACACGATAAAAAGCGGCAACCTTTCGGATTACATCGAGAGGCTGACATCCGTGCTTCCCGAAGGCAGGGGAATAGACTACCTCATAGTCAACCACATGGAACCGGACCACTCAGGTTCCATAAGGATGCTTCGCCACCTCTACCCTGAGATGAAGATAGTGGGCAACAAAAAAACAGTTGAAATGATCGACGCCTTCTACAGGATAACGGAGAACATAATTGAGGTAAAGGAAGGTGACGTCCTCGACCTGGGGCACCATAAGGTGACCTTCGCAATGATACCCATGGTCCACTGGCCCGAGAGCATGGTAACCTATGACGCCACAGAGAAAGTGCTTTTTTCAACAGACGCTTTCGGAGGCTTCAGCGCACTCGAGGGCGGCATATTCGACGATGAGCTCGACATGGTCCATTATGAGTACGAGATCCTTAGATATTTCGCCAACATAGTCGGACGTTACGCCGCGCCGACTCAAAAGGCGATCGCCAAGGTCAGGGTGCTACAGCCAAAGATCATCTGTCCGGCACACGGTCCCATACACAGGACGAACCCATGGCATATAGTAGATCTTTACGACAAGTGGAGCAGGCATGAGACGGATGAGGGAGTTGTGGTCGTATACGGTTCAATGTACGGAAATACAAAATTCATGACCGATGCCATCGCACGTTCGATATCAGAAGCAGGCATAAAGGATGTCTTCGTACACGACGTTTCCAGGGACAATCTTTCATTCATGGTCGCGGACATATGGAGGTACAAGGGGCTGGTGCTCGGAAGCTGCACCTACAACACAGAGCTCTATCCGCCTATGGCGACACTTTGCAGATCACTTTCAAACAAGATGATGAAGAACAGGATACTCGGGATATGCGGTTCATACAGCTGGAGCAAGGGAGCTCTGGCAGAACTGCAGCTCTTCGCTGAACAGGGAGGGGACTGGACGCTCATTCAGCCGTCGGTGGAAGTAAAATCCTGCCCGACGGAAGAAGACCTTGACCAATGCAGGCTGCTTGGAAGGAACGTTGCTGAAGCGGTAAAAAAACAGTTCATAAAATAAAATTTTTTTAAAGGCAAAAATTAAAGGGAGCCCCCCCGAAACCTGAGTTTTGAGGGGGCTCCCTTTGTGTTTGAAACTACCGGTTCATCTCGTTGATCTCAATATCCGGTATATACTGCTTAAAAAATTTTTTGAGATCACTGACCTGGTCGCGCTCAAAAAGCACTTTCCATCCCAGCGTGTCCCTTTCCAGAAATACCATCGTTTCGCCACCCTTGTGCATCAAAGTGATGAACTTGATATCTTCCCATTTCATCACCTCTCTGTGGTGGGTGATCCAGGTGTGTGTCTCCTTGACCATCCCTATCGGGGATAAATATACAAGTTTCCGGTAATTGAGAGCAAAGAAACTCGCAAACCCCAGTATGATGTTGGGCAGGATCTTTTCTGTTACACCCTGAGAATAGTACCTCCAGAGAGTACCTCCTATTAGATAGATCCCTATTGCGGCAAAAGTCGCAGTCTTATAGTTGCTGGTGGTCCTTCCTGATCTTGAGACCAGGAGATTTTCAAGTTCCGGCAGTTTTCCCTGCAATTTAAACTGCTCTTATCTTGCTAAACCAGATCCGCAGGACCCGTTTTTCCGCCCTTGACGGGTTCTCCGTCCTTACCGCGCCAGAATATGCCTATGCCCATGTAGGTCATGATTATTGCTACGATAGGGTTAAGATAGTTGAGGAATGCGTAAGGGATATACTGAACGGTAGGAACTCCAAGAACTGTAGTATGGTATGCACCGCAAGTGTTCCATGGAATAAGAACAGAGAGAAGAGTACCAGCGTCTTCCAGCGAGCGGGACAGCATCCTTGGGTGGAGTCCTTTTTCTTCAAATGCTGAACGGAACATGGTTCCAGGCATTGCTATGGACAGATACTGGTCGCCAAGGAAGATGTCGCAGACAAAGCAGGACATTATAGTTGCTGTGATCATTCCGCCGACTGACCTGATGGGCTTCATAATAGCTTCAAGCATGACCTTGAGGAAACCGCATGTCTCCATGGCAAAACCGAATGTGAATGCGCAGATGATAAGGGAGATCGTCCAGTTCATAGACTGCAGACCGCCGCGCTCCATAAGCTTAACTATGTCGTTCGCTGCTTCCAAAGCAATATCCGGGGCGACAGTGATATTGCTCTCGGCAAGAACTTTAGCCAGAGCAGCAGCATCTTCACCAGCACCTGCTATAGAGGCTGAAACTGAGGGTGCGTAGCCGTACTGCATGATATTCAGGATTTCGCCAAATCCTGAACCATTGACCAAAGCAATGACAATAGCTACAAAGATACCAGCCCACAGGCTTGGGAGGGCGGGTTTACGCGTTGCAGAAAGCCCAATGACAACCAGGGGTGCCAGGAGGGTGATCGGGTTGATCCAGAACTCTGCTCTCATAAGTGCCTGGATAGCAGCTATCTTCGCAGTGTCAAGCTGTCCGCCTGAGTAACGGAAACCGATCACAAGCGTTATTGCAGCAACTATTATGTAAGTAGGCCCGGTGGTCCACACCATGGCTCTGATGTGCTGAAAAAGGTCAGTTCCCGCAACGGCCGGTGCCAGGTTCGTAGTATCAGAAAGCGGAGACATCTTGTCGCCGAAGTATGCTCCTGAAATGACTACGCCAGCCGTTAGAGGAGCCGGGACACCAAGACCAAGCGCGATCCCCATAAGAGCTATGCCGACAGTTCCGGACGTACCCCATGATGTACCGGTCGAGAGTGATACAACTGAGCAGATGAGCAGTGTGGCGAAAAGGAAAATTGACGGGCTTAGAATGGCCAGTCCATAATAGATCATTGTTGGGACTACTCCGCTTACGATCCAGGTCCCAATAAGCGGACCAACCGTATAAAGGATAAGACAAGCCTGCATACCTGTCATTATGCCGTCAATAATACCTTTTTCGATTGTGGCGTAATCATATTTAAGGACTACAACTCCAACCGCGATCGCAATCATTGCGCTAAGGATAAGCGCGATGTGAATATCAACTTCCCATACCAGGACACTGGCTCCAATCAGTGCAGCTGCCGACAAAAAAACTGCAAGAGTTAACGCCAGTGAAGGTTTACGAGGCTCCATAATAAGACAACTCCCCTTTCGATCATTCTGATAAGTTTAGAAACAAAAAAGCAGAAAAAAATAAAACTTGAAAAGTGATTTGATCAGCCGACCACCTCCGTCTTTTGAAATCAAAACCGTAAAAAGCGGCTTGGCATAAAGGTTAACGCAACATATGAAAAAAAGTGTTTTTGTTGCCTCTCTAAGTAATTTTACTACCTTTGCAAGTAATCTGTCTACTCTTGTATGTTCATTTAAGATATGCTTATAACATGTACGTACATATCATGCATCCTTCAGGATGCTGACGGTCTGCCGGCTTGCGCGAAAAGACAGCATGGGAGATCGTCTCATTTTTGACACTGAAGCACCTCCGAGTTCATAAAAATAAAAAGGTTACAATTATCTGCTTTTCTTGATAAGAGATGACGGCGGAGGGCTTTTGACAGTATACTTAGCAAGATGTATCATCTGCTCTTTCGCACTGAAAACATAGCATGGCCCGGAGGTCAGATCATGAAAGTCCCAATAAAGATCCTCGCAGAAGGATCGCTTTGCATAGCATTATCGGCCGCTCTTTCGTTCGTCAGGCTGTTTGCACTCCCTCAGGGAGGCTCTGTCAGCCTTGGCATGCTGCCGATACTTATATTTGCATTACGAAGAGGCGGATCCGCGGGAGTATCGGCAGGACTGGCCGTAGGGATGCTTAAGCTGTTCATGGGAGGATACGTGATACACCCGATCCAGGCATTGCTTGACTACCCTGTTGCAAATGCACTTATCGGAACCGCAGGCTTCTTCAGGGCAAACAGATATCTTGGAGCAGCCGCGGCATCGCTCATGAACCTTTTTGCTTCTGTACTGTCAGGGGTCGTCTTTTTCTCGGATTACGCACCCGAAGGGATGAATGTATGGCTCTACTCCTTTCTTTACAATGCGAGCGTTGTGATCCCGGAGGCTGTCATCTGCATAGCACTTATTTATTTGATATTGCCCAGGCTGGATAAGATAGGAAGATAGGCCTTTCCAAAATATAAAATACCGCTTTATTTCACAAAAAAGGTTGATGCTTTTCCCTTTTCAATATAGAATACGCGAATGCGGGGTATCGATTTTCCCCAAAAATTATTTTGAAACATAATTTAAGGAGGACTTCTTACAATGGCTAAAGCAGTAGTTGATCAGGATGCTTGTGTAGGTTGCGAGGCATGCGTAGGCGTTTGCCCGACATCGGCGATCAGTATGAATGACGGCAAAGCAAAGGTCGATCCGGATACATGTGTTGAGTGCGGAGCCTGTGTGGCGACCTGCCCTGTCAGCGCAATTTCCCAGTAGTAATTACATCTGAGCGGATAAAAAAACCGGAGGCGCCGGCCTCCGGTTTTTTTATTTCGCAACCTGCTTTCTAAGCCTGCAACAATGATCAAGAGGACCGCTTCCCCTGCCCAGATCAAGACCTGACTTCAACGCATCCGTAATATAATCTTTGGCTGCTCTTACGCTCTCCTCGACGCTAAGACCCTCGGCAAGCCCGCAAGCTATTGCAGATGATAAAGTGCATCCTGTTCCGTGGGTGTTTGGGTTATCTATCCTCGCCGCGAGAAACCACTTCTCTCTCTCGTCCCGCCTGACCAGCAGATCGTCAGCCTCCTCCGGGAAGTGCCCCCCCTTTATAAGGATATTCGTCCCTGTCGACCTTGTTATGATCCTGGCCGCCTCTTTCATTCCCTCCCGATCTCTTATCCTGATCCCGCTGAGGACTTCAGCCTCGGGGATGTTCGGTGTGATGATCTCTGCCAGAGGGAGAAGCATTTCTATGAGAGCATCGGCTGCATCCCGCTCAAGCAGCCTGCTTCCGCTGGTCGATACCATCACTGGGTCGACGACGATGTTTTGTGCGCCATACTCTTTCAGTTTCTCAGAGATCGTCCTTACCAGGAAAGAGTTTGAGACCATACCTATCTTGACGGCATCGGGACGTATGTCTGTAAAGACCGCGTCTATCTGCTGTGCCACAAAACCGCTCTCAACATCCGCGATCCCTGAGACCCCGGTCGTATTCTGGGCGGTAAGGGCCGTTATAACACTCATGCCGTACATACCAAACGCTGTCATTGTCTTTAGGTCTGCCTGGATGCCCGCCCCGCCGCTGCAGTCGGAACCGGCAATCGTCAATACCTTTCTGATCATCTCGATTTCTCCTTCCGCCTTATTTGTTCCCCAGCATTTTTTCAGCAAGGGCCAACAGTTTCGCTGCCGAGGCCGCGATATCATCTTTGGCAAATATGGCCGACACAACTGCTGCTCCAGCGATCCCGGAGCCCGAAAGTTCGATTATATTGTCTTCAGTAATGCCCCCTATTGCTACCACCGGTATGGAGACAGAACCGCAGATCCTTTTGAGTTCATCAAAGGACATTACTTTTGCATCTTCCTTTGTTGATGTTGAGAAGACAGCGCCCGCGCCGATGTAATCAGCTCCGCACCTTTCCGCTTCAAGAGCCGTTTCCGCTGTCGGGGCCGATACCCCGAGTATCATAGAGCTGCCGATCCTCTGTCTTGCCTCGTATGCGCCAATATCCTCCTGTCCGACATGTACGCCGTCGGCGCCTGATGCCAATGCGGCTTCGATGTCGTCGTTGATGATCAGGGGGACATTGTATTTATGAACAACAGTCCCAATTCTTTTTGCAAGGCTCACAAGCTCGTCAGATCCCATATGCTTTTCCCTGAGCTGGACCATTGTCACACCGGCCCTCACAGCCTTTTCTATTTCTTCTTCCAGGGAGCTTCCTTTGAGCCATTTTCTGTCAGTTACGGCATATAGTTTTAATGAATTTTTATCTAATCTCAATTTTTACAGCCTCCCTCATCTTTTCCGCGGTCATGTTGCTTACTTCGTCTATGATGTATGACCTGTATGTGGAAGTTCCTCCGCCTTTGCTGGTGAGCTGTTCAAAAGCCAACTCTCCGGCAACCCCGAACATCGCCGCCGCGGAAGCTGCCGCCAGTGCATGGTCTGAAGGGACTGCCGCGCAAAATGCACCTGTAACGGCAGAGAGCATGCAACCTGTGCCGCTGACTTTTGACATCATGGGATGACCGTTTTTGATCGTGTAAAGATATTTTTCCCCGGCAACTATATCTTTAGGGCCGGTAACCGTGATCACAGCGCCTGTCTTTTTTCTGAGCTTCATGATGAGGCAGATGACCTCTTTAGGCAGATGCCTGTCCAAAAGTCCCGGGTCGGACGCGTCAACTCCCCGGGTCCTTGACTCCCCTCCGGCTATAGCTGTTATCTCTGAAATATTTCCCCTGATAACGGCAAAATCTATTTCCTTTATCAGCTCCATTGCCGTTGCAGTACGCAGAGAGGAGGCACCCGCCCCGACAGGATCAAGGACCACCGGCAGTCCAAGTTCGTTTGCTCTTCTGCCCGCCTTGAACATGGAAGGTATAGTCCTGCTGTTAAGAGTGCCGATATTGATGACTAAAGCCGAGGCGATCGATACTATCTCTTCCGTCTCACGTTCATCGTCCGCCATAACAGGCGACGCCCCGCACGCCAGAAGCACATTGGCACAGTCATTTACTGTAACGTAGTTTGTTATGCAGTGTACAAGAGGAGATATCCTCCTTACCTCATCCAATATCCCTGCAAACATGCTTACCCCTCCTGTCCTTCTCTTTTAAAAAATATCGCTCTCGCTTTATCTGCCGCGAATGCCAGGGCGATAACGGCAGCCATTACGGGCAGGGTGTTTCCCAAGGGGGTCTCCATTGCCATAAACTTCCTGTATATAAGAAATCCGGACAGCCAGATCACAAAATTGGGAATACTGATGCTTTCGCTGAAATGATCTTTCTTCAGTATGAAAAAATCTGTTATCAGTATCGATATCATCGGTGCGAAGACAGATCCTATCAGGAAAAGGAAGTTTTCATACTGCTCTACCGGAGTCAGGACAGCCAGGGCAGTACCGGCTATGCAGGCGATCACAGCCGTTGTTTTGCTGCCGGGCCTGTCCGTTATGCTGCTAAAGCTCACTCCGGCTGAATAAACATCGAGGAAGGTCGTTGTCACAGTAGATATGACAATAATGAATACCGCCGCCAATCCCAGGCCCGCACCCAGCATGATCTTTGCAATATCGCTCTCTCCTGTGTATACAGAGGCCCCCAATCCTATCATATACATCCAGGTGCTGCCCGCAAAATAGACCAGAACGCTTACCAGTGAAGCCTTTCGTGGGTTCGATGCATTATGTGTGTAATCCGAGATAAGGGGCAGCCAGGAGAGAGGCATCGCTGCAGACAGCTCAACCGCACTCCCAAAATTCATTTCTCCCGTGACCGCAGCAGAAGAGTTTCCCCCGAACACAATAATGCTGAGAAGAAGGGTGAGTGAGAAAAGGCCTGCCATAGTAAATATGTTTATCTTTCCCAGGTTTTTTATTCCTATCTCTATCCATACTATTATCAGAAAGCCGATAACAACACTCCACAGGGAGGGGCTGTATGACCCTGTGTATTTTTCTGCTATCAGTGCTACAGCCCTTCCGCCTCCGATTATCATGACT is a window encoding:
- a CDS encoding methylmalonyl-CoA mutase family protein encodes the protein MFDPKQLQEVEEGSKCYEGSVAKTLAKNPERKDNFTTGGGIPLKRTYTPQDLEGLDYSKDLGFPGQYPYTRGVQPTMYRGRFWTMRQYAGFATAEDSNRRYRYLLGQGTTGLSVAFDLPTQIGYDSDDPMAVGECGKVGVAIDSLADAEILFDQIPLDKVSTSMTINAPASVLLAMYIAVAEKQGVPMCELSGTIQNDILKEYIARGTYIFPPKPSMRLITDIFEFCSNNIPKWNTISISGYHIREAGSTAVQEVAFTLADGIAYIEAAIKSGQDPNVFGKRLSFFFNSHNDFLEEVAKFRAARKIWAKIMKERFGVTDKSAQMLRFHTQTAGCTLTAQQAENNIVRVSIQTMAAVCGGTQSLHTNSLDEALALPTDKSVRIALRTQQIVAYESGITNTVDPLAGSYAVESLTKQIEDGAWEYINKIDEMGGMMTAIEKGYPQKNIQDAAYQYQKSIESGDRIIVGVNKFQIEEDMSERKLLKVDASVGVNQIKKLRAMKENRDNVKVRDCLEAVRKGAQGEENLMPLILDAVRHYATEGEICGVLREVFGEYKENVVL
- a CDS encoding FprA family A-type flavoprotein, giving the protein MQKAIKITDKIYWIGGNDRETDLFEGLWTLPKGVSYNAYLINDDKTAIIDTIKSGNLSDYIERLTSVLPEGRGIDYLIVNHMEPDHSGSIRMLRHLYPEMKIVGNKKTVEMIDAFYRITENIIEVKEGDVLDLGHHKVTFAMIPMVHWPESMVTYDATEKVLFSTDAFGGFSALEGGIFDDELDMVHYEYEILRYFANIVGRYAAPTQKAIAKVRVLQPKIICPAHGPIHRTNPWHIVDLYDKWSRHETDEGVVVVYGSMYGNTKFMTDAIARSISEAGIKDVFVHDVSRDNLSFMVADIWRYKGLVLGSCTYNTELYPPMATLCRSLSNKMMKNRILGICGSYSWSKGALAELQLFAEQGGDWTLIQPSVEVKSCPTEEDLDQCRLLGRNVAEAVKKQFIK
- the nhaC gene encoding Na+/H+ antiporter NhaC, with product MEPRKPSLALTLAVFLSAAALIGASVLVWEVDIHIALILSAMIAIAVGVVVLKYDYATIEKGIIDGIMTGMQACLILYTVGPLIGTWIVSGVVPTMIYYGLAILSPSIFLFATLLICSVVSLSTGTSWGTSGTVGIALMGIALGLGVPAPLTAGVVISGAYFGDKMSPLSDTTNLAPAVAGTDLFQHIRAMVWTTGPTYIIVAAITLVIGFRYSGGQLDTAKIAAIQALMRAEFWINPITLLAPLVVIGLSATRKPALPSLWAGIFVAIVIALVNGSGFGEILNIMQYGYAPSVSASIAGAGEDAAALAKVLAESNITVAPDIALEAANDIVKLMERGGLQSMNWTISLIICAFTFGFAMETCGFLKVMLEAIMKPIRSVGGMITATIMSCFVCDIFLGDQYLSIAMPGTMFRSAFEEKGLHPRMLSRSLEDAGTLLSVLIPWNTCGAYHTTVLGVPTVQYIPYAFLNYLNPIVAIIMTYMGIGIFWRGKDGEPVKGGKTGPADLV
- the thiT gene encoding energy-coupled thiamine transporter ThiT, with the protein product MKVPIKILAEGSLCIALSAALSFVRLFALPQGGSVSLGMLPILIFALRRGGSAGVSAGLAVGMLKLFMGGYVIHPIQALLDYPVANALIGTAGFFRANRYLGAAAASLMNLFASVLSGVVFFSDYAPEGMNVWLYSFLYNASVVIPEAVICIALIYLILPRLDKIGR
- a CDS encoding 4Fe-4S binding protein; this translates as MAKAVVDQDACVGCEACVGVCPTSAISMNDGKAKVDPDTCVECGACVATCPVSAISQ
- the thiD gene encoding bifunctional hydroxymethylpyrimidine kinase/phosphomethylpyrimidine kinase, whose product is MIRKVLTIAGSDCSGGAGIQADLKTMTAFGMYGMSVITALTAQNTTGVSGIADVESGFVAQQIDAVFTDIRPDAVKIGMVSNSFLVRTISEKLKEYGAQNIVVDPVMVSTSGSRLLERDAADALIEMLLPLAEIITPNIPEAEVLSGIRIRDREGMKEAARIITRSTGTNILIKGGHFPEEADDLLVRRDEREKWFLAARIDNPNTHGTGCTLSSAIACGLAEGLSVEESVRAAKDYITDALKSGLDLGRGSGPLDHCCRLRKQVAK
- the thiE gene encoding thiamine phosphate synthase, encoding MRLDKNSLKLYAVTDRKWLKGSSLEEEIEKAVRAGVTMVQLREKHMGSDELVSLAKRIGTVVHKYNVPLIINDDIEAALASGADGVHVGQEDIGAYEARQRIGSSMILGVSAPTAETALEAERCGADYIGAGAVFSTSTKEDAKVMSFDELKRICGSVSIPVVAIGGITEDNIIELSGSGIAGAAVVSAIFAKDDIAASAAKLLALAEKMLGNK
- the thiM gene encoding hydroxyethylthiazole kinase: MFAGILDEVRRISPLVHCITNYVTVNDCANVLLACGASPVMADDERETEEIVSIASALVINIGTLNSRTIPSMFKAGRRANELGLPVVLDPVGAGASSLRTATAMELIKEIDFAVIRGNISEITAIAGGESRTRGVDASDPGLLDRHLPKEVICLIMKLRKKTGAVITVTGPKDIVAGEKYLYTIKNGHPMMSKVSGTGCMLSAVTGAFCAAVPSDHALAAASAAAMFGVAGELAFEQLTSKGGGTSTYRSYIIDEVSNMTAEKMREAVKIEIR
- the cytX gene encoding putative hydroxymethylpyrimidine transporter CytX; translation: MRDNGGATVFGSALIWFGAAVSIAEILTGSLIAPLGFSRGAAAVVIGHIIGCIPLYLAGRIGAETGKSAMETVKISFGQRGSVFFSLLNVTQLVGWTAVMIIGGGRAVALIAEKYTGSYSPSLWSVVIGFLIIVWIEIGIKNLGKINIFTMAGLFSLTLLLSIIVFGGNSSAAVTGEMNFGSAVELSAAMPLSWLPLISDYTHNASNPRKASLVSVLVYFAGSTWMYMIGLGASVYTGESDIAKIMLGAGLGLAAVFIIVISTVTTTFLDVYSAGVSFSSITDRPGSKTTAVIACIAGTALAVLTPVEQYENFLFLIGSVFAPMISILITDFFILKKDHFSESISIPNFVIWLSGFLIYRKFMAMETPLGNTLPVMAAVIALAFAADKARAIFFKREGQEG